From a single Agrobacterium tumefaciens genomic region:
- a CDS encoding DNA-3-methyladenine glycosylase I, with protein sequence MSEAGLETGADGRVRCFWQQGLEDYSRYHDEEWGYPVTDDRRLFEKICLEGFQSGLSWLTVLRKREAFRLAFANFEFEKVAEFGDADIERCVVDKGIIRHRGKIVSTINNARRALELRDEFGSLARYFWGFEPAAAERPQRLDYATLRANPTSAASIRLSKDLKKRGWSFVGPTTVYAFMQAMGMVNDHIEGCHCRQPIEVMRREFIRP encoded by the coding sequence ATGAGCGAAGCGGGACTTGAAACCGGTGCGGATGGCCGTGTGCGGTGTTTCTGGCAGCAGGGGCTGGAGGATTACAGCCGTTATCACGATGAGGAATGGGGTTATCCCGTCACCGACGATCGCCGGCTGTTCGAGAAGATCTGCCTGGAAGGGTTCCAGTCCGGCCTTTCCTGGCTGACGGTTCTGCGCAAGCGCGAAGCTTTCCGGCTTGCCTTCGCCAATTTCGAATTCGAAAAGGTGGCTGAGTTCGGCGATGCCGATATTGAGCGCTGCGTTGTGGACAAGGGCATCATCCGTCATCGCGGCAAGATCGTTTCGACCATCAACAATGCCCGCCGTGCTTTGGAACTGCGAGACGAATTCGGCTCGCTCGCCCGATATTTCTGGGGTTTCGAACCCGCCGCCGCAGAAAGGCCGCAAAGGCTGGACTATGCGACGTTAAGGGCCAACCCCACCAGCGCCGCCTCCATCCGTCTTTCGAAGGATCTGAAGAAGCGGGGCTGGAGTTTCGTCGGCCCGACGACCGTCTATGCATTCATGCAGGCCATGGGTATGGTCAATGACCATATCGAAGGCTGCCATTGCCGCCAGCCGATCGAGGTCATGCGGCGGGAGTTCATACGTCCATGA
- a CDS encoding YeiH family protein has translation MAQHRTLTYPFQFSLRWLTPLLPGILLCAAVSCAAILAERFQVRLAGHAWLGDLVLAILIGTILRSLVSLPAVASAGIKFSAKTLLEIAVALLGASLSLAILKGAGGLLIGGIALIVALSLIVSYAAGRMLGLPPKLATLIACGNSICGNSAIAAAAPAIGAKPEDVAASIAFTAVLGVAAVLLMPFLPQLLGLDATQYGIFAGLTVYAVPQVLAATAPLGAVAVQTGTIVKLIRVLMLGPVIATLSVIHGQSGKGRLKLQQMVPWFIIGFVLMIMARSFGLIPEVLLSPVASLSNILTIMSMAALGLSVDIRSLRHAGGKVILAASLSLVLLGVLSFGLIVLTQAA, from the coding sequence ATGGCACAGCATCGCACCCTCACCTATCCCTTTCAGTTTTCCCTTCGCTGGCTCACCCCGCTTCTGCCGGGCATCCTGCTCTGCGCCGCCGTCAGCTGCGCCGCCATTCTGGCCGAGCGCTTTCAGGTGCGGCTTGCCGGCCATGCATGGCTTGGTGATCTCGTGCTTGCCATTCTGATCGGCACGATCCTACGGTCGCTGGTGTCGCTGCCGGCTGTCGCTTCGGCCGGCATCAAATTCAGCGCCAAGACCCTGCTCGAAATCGCCGTGGCGCTTCTCGGTGCGTCCCTCAGCCTTGCCATTCTCAAGGGCGCCGGCGGGCTGCTGATCGGCGGCATCGCGCTGATCGTCGCATTGTCGCTAATCGTCAGCTATGCCGCCGGGCGGATGCTGGGGCTGCCGCCCAAGCTTGCAACGCTGATTGCCTGCGGCAATTCCATCTGCGGCAACTCCGCCATTGCGGCCGCTGCGCCCGCCATTGGCGCCAAGCCGGAAGATGTTGCCGCCTCGATTGCCTTCACCGCGGTTCTCGGCGTCGCCGCCGTGCTTTTGATGCCGTTCCTGCCGCAGCTCCTCGGCCTCGACGCCACCCAATATGGCATCTTCGCTGGTCTCACTGTCTATGCCGTGCCGCAGGTTCTGGCCGCCACCGCGCCGCTTGGAGCCGTGGCCGTGCAGACCGGCACCATCGTCAAGCTCATCCGTGTGCTGATGCTGGGGCCTGTGATCGCCACGCTTTCCGTCATCCATGGCCAGTCCGGCAAGGGACGTCTGAAGTTGCAGCAGATGGTTCCGTGGTTCATCATCGGCTTTGTGCTGATGATCATGGCCCGCTCATTCGGCCTCATCCCCGAAGTTCTGCTTTCCCCCGTCGCCTCGCTGTCCAATATCCTCACCATCATGTCGATGGCGGCGCTGGGGCTTTCGGTCGATATCCGCAGCCTTCGCCATGCCGGTGGCAAGGTCATTCTCGCCGCCAGCCTGTCGCTGGTGCTGCTGGGTGTTCTGAGTTTCGGCCTGATCGTGCTGACACAGGCGGCCTGA
- a CDS encoding outer membrane beta-barrel protein produces MPRHASFVCALLLSGVSFSAAIAGEFEISGYGGWQSAPHSDVTVSDGPDFRAGWEGKSFSSPPYWGVRGTYWFEEGRLNNFGISLDFTHDKVYADDQTLARSGWSHFEFTDGLNLLTLNALYRFPLESLPITPYVGAGVGINVPHVEVNRPSGKTFEYQFGGATLQAQAGLSYRITDNWSTFVEYKGTYSFIDVDIDNGASLKTDIITNAVNFGVAYKF; encoded by the coding sequence ATGCCGCGCCATGCTTCTTTTGTCTGCGCCCTGCTCCTCAGCGGCGTTTCCTTCTCTGCCGCGATTGCAGGTGAATTTGAAATTTCCGGTTATGGCGGCTGGCAAAGCGCCCCGCATAGCGATGTGACGGTTTCCGACGGACCGGACTTCCGGGCCGGATGGGAAGGCAAATCATTTTCCAGCCCTCCCTATTGGGGCGTGCGCGGCACCTACTGGTTCGAAGAGGGCCGGCTCAACAATTTTGGTATCTCGCTCGATTTCACCCATGACAAGGTCTATGCCGACGACCAGACGCTTGCACGCTCCGGCTGGTCGCATTTCGAATTCACCGACGGCCTGAACCTTCTGACGCTGAACGCGCTCTACCGCTTTCCGCTCGAATCCCTGCCGATCACCCCTTATGTGGGCGCCGGCGTCGGCATCAACGTGCCGCATGTGGAGGTGAACCGTCCGTCGGGGAAAACCTTCGAATACCAGTTCGGCGGCGCCACCCTGCAGGCACAGGCCGGCCTCAGCTACCGCATCACGGACAACTGGTCGACCTTCGTGGAATATAAGGGCACCTATTCCTTTATCGACGTGGATATCGACAATGGCGCCTCGTTAAAGACCGATATCATCACCAATGCGGTGAATTTCGGCGTGGCGTATAAGTTCTAA
- the glcE gene encoding glycolate oxidase subunit GlcE, protein MLTPYAETQAADIIRDHATRKAALKIIGGNTRSGFGNVAAADSTLSSRAMNGIVSYVPAEMVMTVKAGTPLATVEAALAENRQMMAFEPMDHRPIMGTKGEPTIGGVFAANVSGPRRYVAGAARDSLLGIRFVNGNGEIIKAGGRVMKNVTGLDLSKFLAGSFGTLGFLTEVTFRVLPKPPAEKTVVVSGLDDEAATRIMAAAMAMSVEVSGAAHLPESVRSRFIEGSLPEGPATILRLEGLAASVEARVRKLLSVMDRVGPWALLEKEESGLLWRQVRDVAPYAGQNTKPLWKVSVAPAAGHRLVAALRMEAGIDAFYDWQGGLVWMQMEADPEADLLRGAIRALGGGHATLVRASDAARATVAAFEPRSAAEALLSARIREKLDPAGIFNPGKMAAAMERAV, encoded by the coding sequence ATGCTGACCCCATACGCAGAAACTCAGGCCGCCGATATCATCCGCGACCACGCAACCCGAAAAGCCGCGCTGAAAATCATCGGCGGCAACACCCGCTCCGGTTTCGGCAACGTGGCGGCGGCAGACTCCACGCTCTCTTCCCGTGCGATGAACGGTATCGTCTCTTACGTTCCCGCCGAAATGGTCATGACCGTAAAGGCCGGCACCCCGCTCGCCACCGTCGAAGCCGCCCTTGCTGAAAACCGCCAGATGATGGCCTTCGAGCCGATGGACCATCGCCCGATCATGGGTACCAAAGGCGAGCCGACCATCGGTGGCGTCTTTGCCGCCAATGTTTCCGGGCCGCGGCGGTATGTAGCGGGCGCGGCGCGCGATAGCCTGCTCGGCATCCGCTTCGTCAACGGCAATGGCGAGATCATCAAGGCTGGCGGCCGGGTGATGAAGAATGTCACCGGTCTCGATCTGTCGAAATTCCTCGCCGGCTCCTTCGGCACGCTTGGTTTCCTCACCGAAGTCACATTCCGCGTGCTGCCGAAACCGCCGGCTGAAAAAACAGTGGTCGTGTCCGGTCTGGATGACGAGGCGGCGACACGCATCATGGCGGCGGCGATGGCGATGAGCGTCGAAGTATCCGGCGCGGCGCATCTGCCGGAAAGCGTTCGCTCGCGCTTTATCGAAGGTAGCCTGCCGGAAGGCCCAGCGACGATCCTGCGGCTGGAAGGGCTTGCCGCATCGGTGGAAGCGCGCGTCCGCAAGCTTCTGTCGGTAATGGACCGGGTCGGGCCATGGGCGCTGCTGGAGAAAGAAGAGAGCGGCCTTCTATGGCGACAGGTGCGTGATGTCGCGCCCTATGCCGGGCAGAATACCAAGCCGCTCTGGAAAGTTTCCGTCGCGCCCGCCGCGGGCCACCGGCTTGTCGCGGCGCTGCGCATGGAAGCAGGCATTGATGCCTTTTACGACTGGCAGGGCGGCCTTGTCTGGATGCAGATGGAGGCCGACCCCGAGGCGGATTTGCTGCGCGGCGCGATCCGGGCACTCGGCGGCGGCCACGCAACTTTGGTGAGGGCAAGTGATGCGGCGCGCGCCACTGTCGCTGCCTTCGAACCGCGCTCGGCGGCGGAAGCGCTGCTTTCTGCACGTATCAGGGAGAAGCTCGATCCGGCGGGCATCTTCAATCCCGGCAAGATGGCCGCAGCGATGGAAAGGGCCGTCTGA
- the glcF gene encoding glycolate oxidase subunit GlcF yields the protein MQTSFTPEQLADPHVAESEKILRKCVHCGFCTATCPTYVTLGNELDSPRGRIYLIKDMLENSRPADREVVTHIDRCLSCLACTTTCPSGVDYMHLVDHARAHIEQTYKRPFMDRLFRNLLVAVLPHPTGFRLALHLARLARPFSGLLARVPALKPLQSMLALAPAAVPAASASARPGDRPAEGEKRGRVAILTGCAQPVLDPGINEATLRLLARLGIEVVVPKGEGCCGSLVHHMGREEEALASARRNVDVWTREMENDGLDAIIITASGCGTTIKDYGHMLRLDPAYAEKAARVSAFAKDITEYLATLDLPQKPNQGLTVAYHSACSMQHGQKITLAPKQLLKAAGFTVRDPAEGHLCCGSAGTYNILQPEISAKLKARKVKNIEATRADVIATGNIGCITQIGTGTDMPILHTVELLDWAYGGPKPARLSV from the coding sequence ATGCAAACATCCTTCACGCCCGAGCAGCTGGCCGATCCGCATGTGGCGGAATCCGAAAAAATCCTGCGCAAATGTGTGCATTGCGGTTTCTGCACCGCCACCTGTCCCACCTATGTCACGCTCGGCAACGAGCTGGACAGCCCGCGTGGCCGCATCTACCTCATCAAGGACATGCTGGAAAACAGTCGCCCGGCTGACCGTGAGGTCGTCACCCATATCGATCGCTGTCTCTCCTGCCTTGCCTGCACCACCACCTGTCCCTCCGGCGTGGATTACATGCATCTGGTCGATCATGCCCGCGCCCATATCGAACAGACCTATAAACGCCCCTTCATGGATCGGCTGTTCCGCAATCTTCTGGTTGCCGTCCTGCCCCATCCCACGGGTTTTCGGCTGGCCCTGCATCTGGCACGGCTGGCGCGGCCCTTCTCCGGCCTGCTTGCCAGGGTTCCGGCGCTGAAACCGCTGCAATCCATGCTCGCTCTTGCACCCGCCGCCGTGCCTGCAGCCTCCGCTTCCGCCCGTCCGGGTGACCGGCCGGCCGAAGGCGAAAAACGCGGGCGTGTCGCCATTCTCACCGGCTGCGCCCAGCCAGTGCTCGACCCTGGTATCAACGAGGCGACGCTGCGCCTGCTTGCGCGGCTCGGCATCGAGGTCGTGGTGCCGAAGGGGGAGGGCTGCTGCGGTTCTCTGGTGCATCACATGGGTCGGGAGGAAGAGGCGCTCGCCTCGGCACGCCGCAATGTCGATGTCTGGACACGGGAGATGGAGAATGACGGCCTCGACGCCATCATCATCACCGCTTCCGGCTGCGGCACCACCATCAAGGATTATGGTCATATGCTGCGGCTTGATCCGGCCTATGCGGAAAAAGCCGCGCGGGTCTCGGCGTTTGCAAAGGATATCACCGAATATCTCGCCACCCTCGATCTGCCGCAAAAGCCAAACCAGGGCCTGACGGTCGCTTATCATTCCGCCTGCTCCATGCAGCACGGCCAGAAAATCACGCTCGCCCCGAAACAGCTGCTGAAGGCGGCGGGTTTTACCGTGCGCGATCCGGCGGAAGGGCACCTCTGCTGCGGCTCAGCCGGAACCTACAATATTCTGCAGCCGGAAATTTCCGCCAAGCTCAAGGCGCGCAAGGTCAAGAATATCGAAGCCACAAGGGCGGATGTCATCGCCACCGGCAATATTGGCTGCATCACGCAGATCGGAACCGGCACTGATATGCCGATCCTGCACACGGTGGAGCTCTTGGACTGGGCCTATGGTGGGCCGAAACCGGCGCGGCTCTCGGTTTAG
- a CDS encoding LysR substrate-binding domain-containing protein, whose translation MTFEQLRIFIAVAEREHLTRAAEAIGLTASAVSSAIKNLEAFYNVELFHRVGRNIELTESGRVFLGEAKATLARVRNAELILSEMGGLTRGEITVCASQTIASYWLPPILMQFKKLYPGVTVRLDIGNTKTVTQAVLDGLAEVGFIEGRIDEPALMVQPVVSDKLLVVTGSAHPFADGRYLTALDMLYGTSWVLREQGSGTRSAFEAAVRQMGVDPGELSVMLELPSNEAVVMAARSGGAATAVSASVASLFLRQGLLVRAGIDLPARNFALLRHKERHTSRAAMELERLSRAASEDYKAGLAGV comes from the coding sequence ATGACCTTTGAACAACTCCGCATCTTCATCGCCGTCGCCGAACGGGAGCATCTGACGAGGGCCGCCGAAGCCATCGGTCTGACAGCTTCCGCCGTCAGCTCTGCCATCAAGAATCTCGAGGCCTTTTATAATGTCGAGCTGTTCCATCGTGTCGGCCGCAACATCGAGCTGACCGAAAGCGGCCGGGTATTTCTGGGCGAAGCAAAGGCGACCTTGGCGCGTGTGCGCAATGCCGAATTGATTCTTTCTGAAATGGGTGGGCTGACGCGCGGCGAAATCACCGTCTGCGCCAGCCAGACCATTGCAAGCTACTGGCTGCCGCCGATCCTGATGCAATTCAAGAAGCTTTATCCCGGCGTGACCGTCCGGCTCGATATCGGCAATACCAAGACTGTCACGCAGGCAGTGCTGGACGGTCTGGCGGAGGTCGGTTTCATCGAAGGCAGGATCGATGAGCCGGCATTGATGGTGCAGCCCGTCGTGTCGGACAAGCTGCTGGTCGTCACCGGTTCGGCCCACCCATTCGCCGATGGCCGTTATCTCACCGCGCTCGATATGCTCTATGGCACCTCATGGGTCCTGCGCGAGCAGGGCTCCGGCACCCGTTCCGCCTTCGAGGCGGCGGTGCGGCAGATGGGAGTGGATCCCGGCGAGCTTTCCGTCATGCTGGAACTGCCGTCCAACGAGGCGGTGGTGATGGCGGCACGCTCCGGCGGCGCTGCGACGGCAGTTTCAGCCTCGGTGGCGTCCCTCTTTCTGCGGCAAGGGTTGCTCGTCCGCGCCGGCATTGATCTGCCCGCCCGCAACTTCGCCCTTTTGCGCCACAAGGAACGCCACACCAGCCGGGCGGCCATGGAGCTGGAACGCCTTAGCCGTGCGGCATCGGAGGACTACAAGGCCGGTCTTGCGGGGGTGTAG
- a CDS encoding L,D-transpeptidase — MTMKSVFLALSLVSTLTVPAAMANERYRERPPIVVSPDLSAPWVTQLGGRGNVRPVVYPRAPAARQPFFQQRQAAMPQRPSSGVTSQRPARVQNAAVRPNAPVRTQIAPQFLPQIVTYQTNEKPGTIVIDTPNRFLYLVLADGKARRYGVGVGKPGFEWAGTHKVTRKAEWPSWTPPKEMISREAAKGHYLPAFMEGGPANPMGARAMYLGSTLYRIHGTNQPWTIGSNNSSGCIRMRNEDVTDLYERVNVGTRVIVI, encoded by the coding sequence ATGACGATGAAGTCCGTTTTTCTGGCGCTGAGCCTCGTTTCCACCCTCACTGTCCCGGCCGCCATGGCCAATGAGCGTTACCGCGAGCGCCCGCCGATCGTCGTCAGCCCGGACCTTTCCGCCCCATGGGTCACGCAGCTGGGTGGCCGTGGCAATGTGCGCCCGGTGGTTTATCCGCGCGCGCCTGCCGCACGCCAGCCATTCTTCCAGCAGCGTCAGGCCGCCATGCCGCAGCGCCCCAGCTCCGGCGTCACATCACAGCGCCCGGCACGGGTGCAGAATGCCGCCGTGCGACCCAACGCGCCGGTGCGCACGCAGATCGCGCCGCAATTCCTGCCGCAGATCGTCACCTATCAGACCAATGAAAAACCCGGCACCATCGTCATCGATACGCCGAACCGCTTTCTCTATCTCGTGCTCGCCGATGGCAAGGCACGGCGTTATGGCGTTGGCGTCGGCAAACCCGGCTTCGAATGGGCCGGGACACACAAGGTGACCCGCAAGGCCGAATGGCCGAGCTGGACCCCGCCGAAGGAAATGATCAGCCGCGAGGCGGCGAAGGGACATTACCTGCCGGCCTTCATGGAAGGCGGGCCGGCCAACCCGATGGGCGCGCGCGCCATGTATCTCGGTTCCACGCTTTACCGCATCCACGGCACCAACCAGCCATGGACGATCGGCAGCAACAATTCCTCCGGCTGCATCCGCATGCGCAACGAGGATGTCACCGATCTTTATGAGCGCGTAAACGTCGGAACGCGGGTCATTGTGATATGA